The Candidatus Poribacteria bacterium genomic sequence GGGATACCGGGAACGATGACATACGGGTTTTCTAAGACCTTGTTGAATTCAATCGTCTCATCAAGCGTGTCTTCTTGGACGAGGTTGAAGGGTGTGTGCCACCCACAGCAGATTAAGCCAAACTCGTCAAGATAACCTTTTAGTTCTTGGGCGGAATGTTGCGGTGGACCGGCGAATTCAACGCCTTCATATCCCATCTCAGCGACTGCCTTTATTGTGCCGCGAACATCTTCTGCCAACTCATTTCGGACGGAGAATAGTTCTAAACCAATCGGTACTCTTGCCATGATTTTCCTTTCTTTTATACTGAAACACCAACGGGCGATAAATCGCCCTACTACAAACGTTTCTATTAGTCTCTCTATCGTGCAGTGTAATTGGGTGTGAGTGGACAGGTTCGGTGAAGTGCCAATAACGCCACTCGTGCTAAACCGTGAATCAGGAACGCTGCTCCCATCTGTGATTCATACCAGTCAATCCCTGATGCACCGTACGGAAGCGTCTCTGGGAAATAGACTTCTAACACTGTATCGGCAAGTTCAATGCCGCCTTCTAACCATACCGATTCACCTGTGATGCCGTAGAGATCGGCGAACAACTCCAGCGTAAGACCTGCATCCGATGCCGGAATCTTAAACGCTTCCGTCTGAACGCGATCAACCGGAAATTTCTCATCAAGATAGGTCGTGCCAACGGTGCGTGCGTATTCCATCAATTTTTCATTCTGTGTCAATCGCCAACCAGCAAGACAAAGCACCCCCGTGCTGCAGGAAGTCCCGGCACCGTAGACACTCCCCCAAACAGACATACGTTCAACAACTCGATTCGTCTTACACTGGCATAAACTGATGAATTCACGAGTTTCAAGATTATGCGGGGCAGCGAGGAATCCGTCAATGTAAACCAAGCCGTATTTCCGCATCTGGTCTGCCAAATCTGGTTGGAGCGATTCTATCAACGCTGCGGATTCAAGTAAACTAATCCCCAACGAGAACGTTTGCGTGGGAGCATTATTCTCAAAAAAACGTTCATCGTCCTTCGGTGAGCGACTCTCAATACGTAAAAGCCCACGGTCATCCCGTTTTTCCCACCAGTAATCGGTATAATTCTGAATCTGTTGAAGGGTTTCTGGACGCTGGTCTTGCGTATACGCGAACGCCAAATCGAAGATGTAAAAACCTGAGTGCCTCGGAAAATCACAGGCGCGACTCCCGCGAACGAGATGCGCTTTTGTGTCGATATTCGCATGACGGATGTATTCAAGCCCGTCGCCTTCGGTCCAATGATAGTTCAACCCATCGGCGAAACTTTGGACACAGGCAGGGTTAAACGTATTCAATTTTTGCCAGATCCAGAGTGGTACCTTGCGAAGATGATCGTGAATTGCGGCACCACCTGCCGGATTCCGCGAACACCCGACCCGTTCCTCAATCAGTTGCCAAAAGGAATGCTCGCCCCAAGGGAACAATCCTGTTGTCGTATTCGTGCAATTCTGAGCAAAGTGCGCCAAATACCAATCCACGGCTTCAACGTACTCCGGTTTCGATTCAGTTTCAGCGAGCGCGTTCATCGTGGCGAGCAACGGCTCATCATGGATCAGATTAGAACCGCGGTGTGCTCGGTCTCCATCTCTTTGTCCGGGAATCTTCGTCGGCTTCTCCGTTAGCATCTCACCCGTCTGCGGATGCAGAATGGACGGGAACAGCCCTTTGTATGGTTTACTGCTTTCGATGATCAGATCAATAGCGTTGCATATTTTGTTTATCATTGTTTCGGGTTTCATCAGAAATGATACCTCCGCACTGTTGAATGGAAAACATAGTATCATGAATGCATTAAAAGGTCAAATGTAGAGCCATTTGGTTCCAGGTTCGTTTAGTTTTCTCTTTTGTAGCGTATCCTGTTAGGTTGCGCTAATTGATGCGAAGTATCCAAAGTTCATTATTACCTTGTCATTTGATGTTTCGTGTTGTATAATCACCATATAGTTTGGCGATTTTTGATTGATAGGAGAGACTTATGCACGTTGGACTTATGGTTGGGACGATTCGGCGGAAAACGCTCGGGGCGACCTTGGACGCTATTGTGGAACACGATGTCCACCATCTACAATATCATGTGCCTGCGGGGCTGTCGCTTGCGGAGGTTCGCAAGGAGATAGACGACCGACAGATTACGATCTCGGCACTTGGGGGCACCTATAACATGATTGATCCCGATGTTGAGAAACGCCACGCCGGTTTACGGATGCTGCGTTCCGTTGCCGAGCAATGCGCGCCGATGGGAACATCGGTAATCACGATCTGCACCGGCTCACGTGACCCGGACAGCATGTGGCGCGCCCACCCCGATAACAATACACCGGAGGCGTGGCGTGATCTCGTTGAATCTATGAAACAGGCACTGGAAGTCGCGGAGGAATACGAGGTGACGCTCGCACTCGAACCCGAAGTGGCGAACGTTGTGGATTCTGCGCAGAAAGCGCGGCGTTTGCTCGACGAGATGCAATCGCCCTACCTGAAGGTTTGTATGGACGGTGCGAATATCTTCCATAAAGGTGAACTGCCGAAAATGAAAGAAATCCTTGATGAAGCATTCGCACTGCTCGGTGATGACATCGCGCTTGCACACGGGAAAGACTTGGATCGCGATGGGCAGGCAGGACACCTCGCTGCTGGGACAGGGCTGCTGGATTATGATCAGTATCTCGGTTTGCTAAAGGAGAGCGGTTATGACGGTGCTGTTGTGCTGCACGGTTTGTCAGAAGAGCAGGTGCCGTATTGCACGGGATTTTTGCGAGAGAAGATTGAAGTATTATAGAAAACGTATTGTTTCGTCAAGTGGCAAAATGAGGTATATTGAAAATCAACATTGTGGTTACGGCACGACGGAGCGTGCCTACTACTTTTAATCTCAAAAACATTGTGGTTACGGCACGACGGAGCGTGCCTACTACTTTTAATTTCAAACTGTTCCTGACATCCGTTCTGCCAATCGCGCAAGTGCAGGTGAAGTGTCCAACTTGTCAAGTTCTGCTTCAATCACGGTAAAATGTTCTGTCTCATCAAGAGCAGTTCTGATGGCTTCATCAAATTCGCCTTCGGTCCGGACATGGAATCCGCGTCCGGTACTGAAAAGTGTTGGCATGCAGCTATAGTTCCAAGCCCCAATATCGTTAAAGGAACCTTCAAGGAGATGTCGTTCCGTACCGTACCCGTGGTTGTTTAAAATAAGGACAATCGGATTGAGTCCGTAACGTGCAACTGTTGAGAGTTCAGTGCCTGTCATTTGGAAGGCACCATCCCCGACAATAACGAGACATCGGGTGTTTGGCATGCTGAATTGCGCGCCAACGGACGCTG encodes the following:
- a CDS encoding sugar phosphate isomerase/epimerase; the encoded protein is MHVGLMVGTIRRKTLGATLDAIVEHDVHHLQYHVPAGLSLAEVRKEIDDRQITISALGGTYNMIDPDVEKRHAGLRMLRSVAEQCAPMGTSVITICTGSRDPDSMWRAHPDNNTPEAWRDLVESMKQALEVAEEYEVTLALEPEVANVVDSAQKARRLLDEMQSPYLKVCMDGANIFHKGELPKMKEILDEAFALLGDDIALAHGKDLDRDGQAGHLAAGTGLLDYDQYLGLLKESGYDGAVVLHGLSEEQVPYCTGFLREKIEVL